In Candidatus Poribacteria bacterium, one genomic interval encodes:
- a CDS encoding phytanoyl-CoA dioxygenase family protein produces MQLTTQQLATWKRDGIIVVPNVFPPEIIAPALEEIERNAYDGLTYAEYQAKWGPQPDALKSAYQERSDMQRLAGPFGKAVHFPTGLEAVDKLIENEAYLAIAKQLLDTEEIRLGYGQIFFREGLTDSRHSEHPWQGYHIDNATNSPLPPHPDWQRYGYILTAIFPHDIELDGAPMLVCPGSQSQLDKIWAKYPGRAGGMGIPDLREFKGELADPVPLTAKAGSVSFRSSYLVHAAQPFENKNRQRGWMGYHFHRADNDDWCKTTRPVPGWGSPNYMKFVTQTTPAVRRVLGWPAPGDAYYTPEALARLAQAYPGIDLEPYRN; encoded by the coding sequence GAGATTGAACGGAATGCATACGATGGATTAACTTACGCCGAATATCAAGCGAAATGGGGGCCGCAGCCAGACGCACTGAAAAGTGCATATCAAGAACGCAGTGATATGCAACGACTTGCGGGTCCGTTTGGAAAAGCGGTACATTTCCCGACAGGGTTGGAAGCGGTAGATAAACTGATTGAAAATGAAGCATATTTGGCGATTGCAAAGCAGCTGTTAGACACCGAAGAAATTCGGCTCGGTTATGGGCAGATATTCTTTCGAGAGGGACTTACCGATAGCCGTCATAGCGAGCATCCGTGGCAGGGTTATCACATCGACAATGCGACGAACTCACCTTTGCCACCGCACCCGGATTGGCAACGGTACGGATATATTTTGACCGCTATCTTCCCACACGACATTGAATTAGACGGTGCACCGATGCTTGTCTGCCCAGGTTCACAGAGCCAGTTGGATAAAATATGGGCGAAGTACCCCGGTAGAGCAGGCGGAATGGGTATTCCTGATCTGCGTGAGTTTAAAGGAGAACTCGCGGATCCGGTTCCGCTTACGGCGAAAGCGGGGAGTGTGTCGTTCCGTTCCAGTTACTTGGTTCATGCGGCACAACCGTTTGAGAACAAGAACAGACAGCGTGGGTGGATGGGGTATCACTTCCATCGGGCAGACAATGACGATTGGTGCAAAACGACGCGCCCAGTGCCCGGTTGGGGCAGCCCAAACTATATGAAATTTGTCACGCAAACGACCCCAGCTGTGCGGCGCGTTTTAGGGTGGCCCGCACCTGGGGATGCGTATTATACGCCGGAAGCCCTTGCACGTCTTGCGCAAGCATATCCGGGGATTGATTTGGAACCATACCGGAATTAA